Genomic DNA from Pigmentiphaga litoralis:
CATGATGTCTATGTGACGAACGCGGTCAAACATTTCAAGTGGGAACCGCGCGGAAAGCGGCGCATGCACAAGACCCCTGCGCAAAAAGAAATTGCCGCCTGTCATTACTGGCTCGAGCAGGAACTGGACGATGTCGGGCCGCGGGTGATCGTGGCCCTGGGTGCCACGGCATTGAAGTCGGTGCTGTCGCAGCGCACGGCCACCTTGCAGAGCGTGATTGGCACCGTGATCGAGCACGACGGCCGGCAGGTGGTGCCGACCTATCACCCGTCGTTCGTGCTGCGCGCGCCCGATGAAGACACGCGACAGCGTGCCTACGGCGCGATCGTGGAAGCGTTGAAGGTGGCGTATCGGGCGGCGGGCAAATGAGCGTGGGGCGACGTGCCGGCGTCCTGCCCCGTGGCGGGCAGGCACAGGCTGACCGTCAGGCCAGCGCCATCGTCACGGTTGCGGGCCGACACCTTCCCGCCATGCCGCCGCACGGCTTCGGCCACAATGGCCAGGCCCAGGCCGACGCCGCCCGAGTTGCGATCCCGGGCCGCCGCCACGCGAAAGAAGGGCGCAAAAATGCGGTCCAGATCCGCTTGCGGCACACCGGGGCCACGGTCGGCAATGTCGACGCAGACCCAGGCGTGGACCGGCCCCGGTTCTTCCTTCAAGGTCACCACCACTTCCGATCCCGACGGCGAAAATCGCAGCGCGTTGCGCAGCACGTTTTCAATCGCACTATGCAGGGCGACAGCATCGCCGTGCAGGCACAGCGGCCGGGACGCGCGCACCACCCGCACGCCGACCTGACGCGTGCTGGCTTCGAAGCGCGCATCGTCCACCACGCGATCCACGATCGGATCCAGCACCAGCGCGTGCAGCGTGCCGCTGCGTGCTTCCAGGCTGGCCGACTCCAGAATGCGGCGCGTCATCTCTTCCAGGAATGCACATTCCCGTTCGATCCGGTCCAGCTGCACAGGTAAACGCTCGCCGCCCCGGCGCGCCAGGCCCAGGGCCACTTGCAGTCGGGCAAGCGGCGACCGCAGTTCGTGCGAGACATCCCGCAGCAACGTTTCTTTCATGGTGATCAGATCGCGGATGCGCTCGGCCATGGTTTCCACATCACGCGCCAGCACGCCCACGTCATCACGCCGGGTCGACGCCGTGCCCATCGACAGCGGCGTCAGATCGCCGGTGGCCAGGCGCCGCACACCCACCTGCAGATCGCGCAGCGGCAGCACCAGATACCGCGCCAGCCCATAGCAGACCAGCCCGCTCACGGTCAGCGCAAAGATCAGCAACAGCCACGGCAGATTCGGATGACCGAAGTCGCCGAAGCCGGGCGTGAACATGGGATCGAAGATGAGTTCGTAGCGGGTGCTGTCATTCAGGTAGAGCCGGCGGATGTTCCACCACGCCTGCCGATGCGCGGCGCGCAGGGTCGACTCGGGCTCCATGCCTTCGACGTAGCCGGGGTCATCGACATAGCGTCGCACGGTGCGGGCGCGATAGGCCTTGATGCGATCGTCGGCCAATTCGGACAAGTCCCGCGACAGCAGGTCTTCGTTGCGTTTATCAACGATGTAGACCGCCAGCATCGGGTGCTCGTTTTCGGTTTCGCGGATCCAGGTGCGCAGGCCGGGCAGGCCGTCAGCCAGCGCAATCGCGCGCGCTTCGGTGGCCAATGCCGATGGGTCGATCGCGGCCAGGGCTTCGCTGCGGCTGGCTTCGGCGCGGGACATCACGACGATCACGCCCGTCACGATCAACCCCATCGCCAGCCAGAAGCAGACGACGATGCGCAGGAACAGCGAGTTCACGCCAGCGGCCCGGGCATCGATGCCCCCGAGGTCAGCACATACCCGAAACTGCGCAGCCCGCGGATCTCGGGCACCGAGGCATCCGGCGCATTGGCCAGGTCGGCGGCACGGCGCAATTTGCGGCGCAGATTGCTGACGTGCGTATCCAGGCTGCGGTCATAGGCTTCCAGGCTGCGGCCCAGCGCCAGCTCGGTCAGGTATTCGCGGCTGACCGGCGTGCCGGCCTGCCGCACCAGCATGTCCAGCACGCGCAGTTCGGCCGCCGTCAGGCCCAGGTCCACCCCGGCCAGCGTCGCGCGCTGCAATGAGGGCACGACCCGCAAGGGGCCATGCGCCGACGCGTCGGGCTCGGCAGGCATGTCGCGTGACGGCGCCTGCGTGCGCCGCAACACGGCCCGGATCCGCGCCATCAATTCCAGGGGATCCACCGGCTTGCACAGGTAGTCATCGGCGCCCAGTTCCAGGCCCGAGATGCGATCGGCCGCGGCAGTGCGCGCCGTCATCATGATCACCGGCACCTGCGACCGCCGCCTCAGGGTCTGCAGCAACTCGAAGCCGTCGGCCCGCGGCAGCATCACGTCCAGCACCACCAGGTCGAAAGGCTGCTCCAGCAGCAGGCCCAGCGCCGCCACGCCATCGTGCGCCAGCGTGACCGCCTGCGTTTCGTCGCTCATGAATTCGACCAGCATCTGCGCCAGCTCGACGTCGTCTTCCACCAGCAATATCGACAACGGCGTGGCGGGGGACGGCCCGCCGTCGGCAGTGTGCGGGTGACCGGACACCAGGGCGGCCTGTGGCCGGAGTGCGACGGGAGGGGGATGGAAAGCGGGAGTGGACATCAAGAAGTCAAAAGATAGCCAAAGTTGGGAACCTGCCGGACAGACAACGCGCGTGAAACCGTATAGTAAATCAGGTTAGCAACCATTCTCATTTAGATCCATAGGTAACGTCGGAAATCTCCGTACTTTTCAAGAGTTGTCGCATGCCCTCCCCTGTTTCCCGTTTTTCCGCTCCTTCTGTCCTGAGCGTTGCGCTCATTGCCGCCTTCGCCGCTCCCCCCGTTCTTGCGCAGACTGCGTCACCCAACCCGGTCACCCTCGACAGCGTCGTCGTGTCGGCGTCCGGCTTCGAACAGGACATCAAGGAAGCGCCCGCGTCGATCACTGTGGTCACCAAGGAAGAGCTGGACAGCGGCGCCTTTCGTGACCTGACAGACGCGCTGCGCAACGTGGAAGGCGTGAGCGTGACCGGCGCGGCGGCGCAGCAAGGCGGTGGCGGCTACGACATCAGCATTCGCGGCATGCCGGGCGCGTACACCCTGATCCTGGTCGACGGCCGCCGGCAGAACACGCGCGAAGCCCGCACCAACGGCAACGCAGGCTACGAAGCGGGCTGGATCCCGCCGCTGGAAGCGATCGAACGGATCGAAGTGATCCGCGGCGCCATGTCGTCGCTGTACGGATCCGACGCGATGGGCGGCGTGGTCAACATCATCACGCGCAAGGTCGCAAAGAAGTGGGGCGGCTCGGTTCGCGTCGAAGGCACGCTGCAGGAACGGTCGGCCTCCGGCAATTCGGGCGGCACCAACTTCTACCTGAGCGGCCCGATCAAGAACGACCTGCTGGGCCTGGCCCTGTTCGGCGGTTACTTCAACCGTGCCGAAGACGAGATCCTGTATGGCTTTAACCGCGCCGAGAACACCAACCTGAACGGCCGCCTGTCATTGACGCCGAACAAGAACCACGACATCGTGCTGGACCTTGGCCGCAGCCGGCAGGACGTGTCGTACCACCGCGGCGAGTCGGTCACCGCCACGACGGCATCGGGCCGCAGCCTGAACCAGCGCGACAACATCGCGCTCACGCATACGGGCCGGTATGGCGACCTGGGCACGTCGACCGTGTCGATCTACCAGGAAGAATCCTATCGCCGCAATTTCGACCTTGAAACCGGCGCGGTGCCCGCCTCGCCCAACAAGTTGCGCAACACCGTGCTCGACGGCAAGTGGACCCTGCCGCTGGGCAATCACCTGATGACCATCGGCGGGCAGTATCGCAAGGAAGCCTTCACCGCCAACAACTATGTGGGTCGCGAGTGCATCCGCAACAATCCGGCCGACCCGTTCTTCAACTGCGTCGCGACGGGCACGCCGAACAACAGCAGTTCGTACCGTGCGATCAACGTGGCGGACTCGAAGCTGTCGACAACGATCAAGGCCGTGTTCCTGGAAGACGAATGGCGCCTGACCGACCAGCTGATCCTGACCGGCGGCGTGCGGCTTGATGACCATGAAATCTTCGGCCGCGAAATTTCGCCGCGGGCCTATGCGGTCTACAACCTGAACGACGAATGGACCGTGAAGGGCGGCGTCTCGAAGGGCTACAAGGCGCCTTCCGCGCGCGACATCCTGCCGGGCTATGCGCTGTCGTCCGGCGGCGGCAATGGCGGGGGGTCCATCGTAATCCGGTCCAACCCCGACCTGCAACCCGAGACCAGCATCAACCAGGAAATCGGCCTGCAGTACGGCAAGCGCGGCGGCATCTCGGGCGGCGTCACGCTGTTCAACAACGACTTCAAGAACAAGATTACCGAGATGACGCTGCCCGGCGTGGTCGATCCGAACTTCCCGGGCGCCACCATCCGTTCGCGCGTCAACGTCGGCGCCGCCGTGATGCGCGGCGTCGAAGCCAACCTGAAATGGCCGGTGACGCGCACCGTGTCCTTGCGGGGCACGTACACCTTCATCCGGTCCAAGATCACCGACGATCCGGTCAATGGGCAGACCGGTCTGCAACTGGCGGGCACCCCCAAGCAGGTGCTGAGCGCCACTGTGGAATGGAAGCCGAACGACCGCGCCACCGGCTGGACCCGCCTGCTGGCTTACGACCAGCAGATGAAGCTGAACCGCACCAGCGCCGTGCCGACGATCTCGCCAGGCTATGCGCAAGTGGACCTGGGCGGTTCGTACAAGTTGACGAAAGCAACGACCTTGAGCGCCGCGATCTACAACCTGGGCGACAAGCGCCTGGACTACGACATCGCGAACCAGTACATCGACGGCCGCCGCCTGTGGCTGGCCATGAACATGACCTTCTGACATGACGATGCCTACCGCCACCGACGACGGCCTTGCACCGGCCCTGCTTGCGACTGCCACGGCAGATGCCGGGCCGCCGGCAGCGGCGCACGCCAAGCGCGCCACGCCGGCCAAGGCCCCTGCACCGCCGGTGTTCCGATACCGCCTGCAGATTGCGTCGCGCGCCGCGGCCGCGATATTCGGCGGCTACGCACTGGGCGCCAGCACGGCCACCGTGCTGGCCGCGGTGCTGCCCCTGCCGCGCGTCGACGCCGTGCTGCTCGCCACCATGCTGGCCTTCATCGTGCACGCCGTTGCCGCGATGTGGGCCTTTCGTTGCTCCAGCCTGACCCGCTTGTGGGTGGGCCTGCTGGCGCCGTCCGCCGTGTGCTGGGCAATCGCCCACTACTTTCTCTGACAGGGTCGCGCCATGCGCATCGATGGTAAATCCGAAGGTCTGCGGCAGGCGATGTCGTGGTTCCACACCTGGTCGGGCCTGCTGCTCGGATGGCTGCTGTACGCCGTTTTCCTGACCGGTACGCTGAGCTTTTTCGTGGATGAACTGAACGCCTGGATGCGGCCCGAACTGCACCGGTCGGTGCCTCAACCCGACACGGCGCAACGCGCGCTGGACGGCATGGCGCGGCTGGCGCCGGACGCGACGACGTGGACCCTGGGCCTGCCCACGGAACGGCAGAACGCGGTGGAAGCATCGTGGCGCAAACCCGGCGCCGCAGCCGGTCGCGCAGGCACCGAGCGCGCCATGCTCGACGCCGCCACCGGCGACCCGATCACGGTGCGCGACACCCGCGCCGGCAGCTTCCTGTATCGCTTCCACTTCGAACTGCACGCCATGCCGCGCGTGTGGGGACGATGGATCGTGGGCATTGCGACCATGGTCATGTTCGCGGCGATCCTGAGCGGGGTCGTCACGCACAAGAAGATCTTCATCGACTTCTTTACCTTCCGCCGCAACAAGGGTCAGCGATCGTGGCTGGATGCGCACAACGCCACGGCCGTGCTCGCGCTGCCCCTGCACATCGTCATCACGTTCAGCGGTTTGCTGTTGCTGATGAACATGCTGATGCCTTTCCCGAAGGATGCGGTCTACAAGGGCGACAACGCGGCGTTCTTTGCGGAGTTCCGTGGACAGGCCCTGGCGGCGCAAGGGCAGGCAGGGCAAGGCGGTGGGGGCCAAGGTGGCGGCGAAGCACGTGGGGGCCAAGGTGGCGGCGAGGGCCGTAGCGGCGGCGGCCGGCGCGGCAACGCGGCCGCGGCTGACGGCCCGGTGCCCCTGACGCCCATCGCCCCGCTGATGGCGCAGGCCCATGCGGCCTGGCCCGACCGCGAGGTAGGCACCATCGTCGTCACTCGCCCGGGCACGCCGACCGCCCGCATCGAACTGCGTGAAGACGGCGGCCGCAATCTGACCGAACGGGGCGGCAGCCGCAAGCTGGTGTTCCATGGCCGCGACGGCACGCTGCTCGAGCAGGACACACCGCCGCCACCCTCCGCCATCCGCGCCACCTACAACGTCATGACCAGCCTGCATCTGGGCCGATTTGCAGGCCCGGCCATGCGCTGGGCGCTGTTCATCGGCGGAATCATCGGTACGCTGATGGTGGCAACCGGCATGGTGTTGTGGGTCGTTAAACGCCTGCCGGAACGCCGCAAGCTGGGCGCCACCCCCCGCGGCCATCGGCTGGTTGAAGTGCTGAACGTGACCGGCATCGCAGGCTTGCCCGTGGCCATCGGCGCCTACTTCTACGCCAACCGCCTGATCGACGCCACCTTCGCGCAGCGCAGCGCGTGGGAGATCAACACGCTGTTCATCGTATGGCTGGCTTGCCTGGTGCACGCCGCCGTGCGTCCGCATCGCAGCGCTTGGCGCGAACAATTGACGCTGGCGGCGGGGCTTTTTGTGTTCCTTCCAATATTGAACGCGCTCACGGGCGGCGCGGGCCTGACGGTCAGCATCCCGGCTGGCTTGTGGGCGGTCGCAGGCGTGGACGCGGCATGCCTGGTGATCGGCGCCTTGCTGGCCTACGCCGCGTATCGCCTGCGTGGCGGCGGTAAGGGCGCGGTCCCGGCAAAGACACCGGGGCGCAAGACTGACGGCGCGCGACGCGGCGCGGATGACGGTACCTCATCAAGCCGGCCGGACGCGGGCCCGGCTTCCGCCAGTGACCCCGCCATGGCGCGGACCGTTACGGCAGCGGCATCAGGTACGTCGCTGCGCAGCCCTGCCCGGACAGAGCCCTTGCCGGGAGCCGCATCATGACCGGCCTGGCGACTCTGCTGCTGTCCTACTCGGGTTTTGTCGGGCTGGCGTTGGCGATGGACCGGCATCAGGAACAGGCGGAACTGCCTGCCCTCAATAGCCGCCGCAAGATCGGCTGGCGTGTGCTTGGCTCTCTGCTGCTGGTGCTGGCGCTGATGGCGGCGATTCAGGCCGAAGGCACGTCGGTCGGCATCAGTTTCTGGCTCGGCATGCTCAGCATTGCCGGCATCGCCTGCGCCCTGATGTTCAGCTATGCCCCGCGCCGCGTGCTGTCGTCGGCGGCGGTCATTGGCGGGGCGGGAGTGCTGGCCTGGCTGAATGGATACGCGGGATAATGCAGGCAATCCCACCGAGCTGGCGGGTGCAGGTCGTACCGTAGTTGCGGGCCATACCGTCGTTACAGGCCATACCGCGGGCGGGGCCTGACGGGCCCGGCATTGGCCCTGCCTTCAGGCCGCCACCGCGTCCACACCGACCCACCATGCCTCGCCTGCATGCGGCTTGCCGATAGCCACGGCCTCGCCCATCCGCGGCGTGGTGACCTGCACGCCATGCTGCTTGCCCAGCGCCACGATCCGGTCATACGGTTCGTGCCAGTCATGGAATGCCAGATCGAACGTGCCGTTGTGGATGGGCAGCATCCACTTGCCGCGCAGGTCCAGGTGGGCCTGCAGGCTTTCTTCCGGCTGCATGTGCACACCAGGCCATCGGGCATCGTAGGCGCCCGTCTCCATCAACGTCAGGTCAAATGGCCCGTAGCGTTCGCCAATCTGGCGAAAGCCCGCCGAATAGCCCGTGTCACCGCTGAAGAACACCCGCGTGTCGCCATCCACGATGATCCACGACGCCCATTGCGTACGATTGCCATCCCGCAGCGTGCGGCCGGAAAAATGTTTGGCCGGACCGGGTACGAAGCGGATGCCATCCACCTCGGTCTCTTCCCACCAGTTCAGCTGCCGCACCTTTTCTGCCGGCACGCCCCACGCAATCAGCCGGTCTCCCACGCCACGGGGCGTCAGGAACACATCCGTCTTTGGCGCCAGGGCCTGGATGCTGGCGTAGTCCAGGTGATCGTAATGGTCGTGCGACAGGATCACGCCGCGCAGCGGCGGCAGGTCCTTGATCGCAATCGGCGGCGCATGGAAACGCTTCGGGCCGGCCCACTGAATGGGCGACGCGCGCTTCGAAAACACAGGGTCGGTCAGCCAGAATCCGCCGCGTAACTTGAGCAGCAGCGTGGAATGCCCGAGCCGGTATACGGTGTGATCGGGCGCGGCCAGCAAGGCCGCCGCCGTCAGCGTGTGGACCGGAATCCGGCCTGATGGCCGGGTGGTGCGCGGCTTGGCAAAGAACACCTTCCACATCAGCTTGAGTGTATTGAACAGCCCCGCCTGCACCGGGCGCTGCGGGACCCGCGCGCGCAAGGCGGCCAGCGGGGAAACGACGGGAGAAGGCGTATTCGACATGGACAGGACAGCTCCGGAATAGGGTGTGACAGGCAGGCAGGTCTTTCCAGGAAGGACCCTGGCCGCCAGGCACAAAGTACACTGCACGGTGTAGTTTATTGAGTGTAGAGAACGCGGCTCAAAAAGTAAACTGGCCAGTGTAAAATTCGTGACCCGACTGTGAGTGTCGTGGTCCGACTGTGAGTGACCTTTTCCCCGAAGCGAACGTTCCCCGATGACCGAAGCGCCCCGCCTGACCGACCGTAAACGCGATGCCATCCTGGCAGCGGCTATTGCCGAGTTCCGCGCGAACGGCTTCGAGGCCACCAGCATGGACCGGATTGCCCTGCGGGCGGAAGTGTCCAAGCGCACCGTCTACAACCACTTTCCGAGCAAGGAAGCGCTGTTTGCCGACATCCTGGTGCAGCTGTGGAATGTGAGTGCGCCCGAGCGGGAACTGGCGTATCGCAGCGACCTGCCGCTGCGCGGTCAATTGCAGGAACTGCTGGCCGCCAAGCTGCGCATGCTGAATGACACGCACCTGCTGGATCTGGCCCGGGTCGCCATCGCGGCCGCCATTCATTCGCCCGAGCGGGCGCAGAGCATGGTGGCGCGGTTGGGGGAAAAGGAAGAAGGCCTGCTGGTGTGGCTGCGTGCCGCGCAAGACGATGGCAAGCTGCGCGGGGCCGATCCGGCATTCGCCGCGCAGCAGCTGCATGGCATGCTCAAGACCTTCGGATTCTGGCCCCAGGTCACGATGGGTGAACCGCCGCTGTCGGCCGAACGCCAGCAGGTCGTCGTCGCGTCCACGGCAGATATGTTCCTGGCGGCGTACGACCGGGCAGAGCGGGAGTAAGGCGGCTCGGTCTCAGCCCCGCAACTTCCCTTAGCGCCGCAACTCCAGGATGTCGAATTGCGATTCTTGCGGCGGCAGCGGCAGTTCCAGGCGCAGACGATCACGCGCCACCGGAATCAGATAACCCACATCGTTATGGTGCGTGTCGGGACCGTAGCGGCGGACCGGCTCCCCGCTCACGCTGCTGGCGCCGGCATAGCCCAGGCGCGTGCCGCCCACGTCGTAGAAGGTGCCCGCAGTGCGTTGAGACCCCGTCAGCTTTTCCAGCCGCAGCCCGGCCGAATCGTCGGTAATGCGGCAGCGGAACCAGGAATAGATCGTCAACGGCAGCAGCCCGCCCAGCTTCAGGGTGCGGCATCGCCACTCGCCCGCCATCTCGGCCGGAGCCACAGCCATTGGCTTGCCCGCCAATACCTTTTTCAGTTCGGCCACATCGCGCGGCGCGCCCTGGGTCTGTGCGGTCTGGATCGCCTGCTTGCGGGTCGCATCAAAGGCGTCCAGCCGCTGGCGGTCGGCGCGTTCAAGGCTGTCGGGGAAGGGGCCGGTCGCCTGCGCGGGGGCGGCAATACATAAGGCACCGACCACTGTCATGGCGATGGTCAGCGACGCGAGCCTGCCGAGCGGCCGAGCGCCAACCGGCTTGCAGGCGACCCCTTGCCGCGGGCCTTGGAAATATCGTGTCGACATGGGCGCTCCAGCAGAGTGAGTGCCGGCCAGCATACCAAAGGGCCCCGGACGCCATCTGCAAAAAGGCAGACGGCCGGCGGGCACCCTGCCCCGCCGGCCGTCCGAATACATAAGGTCCAGCTTATCTTTGATAGATAAGCCCGACCTTATCAATCCAGGCTGATCTTCAGGTCCTTGATCAGCTTGTGCCAGATCGCCGTCTCTTTTTGAATCAGCGCGGCGTATTCCTGCGGCGTGCCGCCCACGGGTTCAACGCCAAATTCCACCAGCTTCTTGCTGACTGCCGGGGTGTGGATCGCGGCGGACACGTTCTTCTGCAGCGTCGCGATCACCTCGGGCGGGGTGCCCGCCGGGGCGACCATGCCAACCAGCGCGGCGGCTTCGACGTTGGGCACGCCCAGTTCGGCAAAGGTCGGCACGTCGGGCAACTGCGGCAGGCGCGTGGCGTTGGCCACCGCGATCGGGCGCACCTTGCCGCCCTTGATGAATGCATTGCCAGCGGCCAGGTCGGTCATCATTGCGGCCAATTGCCCGCCGGCGACATCGACCAGGGCCGGTGCGGCGCCGCGATAGGCGATGTGCAGCATGCGCAGGCCGGCGCGTTCCTTCAGCAATTCCATGGCCAGGTGATGCGGACTGCCCGCCCCTGCCGATGCATAACTGAACTTGCCGGGCGCGGCCTTGACCTTGGCCATGAAGTCCTTGGCGTCCTTGATGTCGGTGGTCTGGCCTACCACCAGGATCATCGGGAAGCGGCCCATCAGGCTGACCGGCGCCAGGTCGCGCAGCGGGTCATAGCTGAGCGACTTGTACAGCGCCGGGTTGAAGATCAGCGTGCCGTTGTCGGCCGACAGTACTGTCGTGCCATCGTGCGCGGCCCTGACGGTTTCCACCGCGCCGATCGCCGTGTTGCCGCCCGGACGGTTATCAACGACAACGGTCTGCCCGGTGGTCTCGGCCAGTTGCGCGCCGATGGTCCGGGCCAGGAAGTCCGACCCGCCGCCCACGGCGTAGGGCACGATCCAGCGCAGGGGTTTGCCACTGGGGGCTTGCGCCCATGCACTGCCTGCCAGGACCAGTCCTGCCGCAAGTGCCGACGCTGACACTGCCAGCTTGATGAACGTTTTCAAAGGTGTCTCCGGATATTGTTATGGATCGAACTATTTTTTGATGGGATGCGCAGGCAGGATCGTTCCGGTGCAGGTGCCAAAGCCGACGCGATAGCCGTCCCCCTGGCACCAGCCGGTCAGGATCAGCTCATCACCATCTTCAATGAAGGTGCGGGTCTCGCCGCCGTTCAGGGTGATGGGTGTCTTGCCGCCTGCCGTCATTTCCAGCAAGGACCCGAGGGAATCCGGCGTCGCTCCGCTGATCGTGCCCGACCCCATCAGGTCGCCGACCCGGGTGTTGGTGCCCGACACGGTGTGGTGCGCCAGTTGCTGCGCCATCGTCCAGTACATGAACTTGAAGTTGGTGCGCGACAGGGTCGTGGCCGTACTCTGGTTGGCCGGCCGGATCGCTGCTTCCAGGTGCAGGTCGAAGGCATGGTGGCCTTCATGCTGCAGGTAAGACAGCGGCACCGGATCCTGCGGCGGCTGCGCGCAGCGGAAGGGTTCCAGGGCGTCCATCGTCACCACCCAGGGCGAGATCGTCGTGGCGAATCCCTTGGCATTGAAGGGGCCGAGCGGCACGTATTCCCAGGCCTGCAGATCGCGCGCGCTCCAGTCATTCAAGAGCACCATGCCGAAGATATGGGCCTCGGCATCCTGGCAGGCGATCGGGTCGCCCAGGCCGCTGGGTACGCCCACGAAAAAACCGGTCTCGAGTTCGATGTCGAGCCGCAGGCAGGGCGAGAACACCGGACGTTCCTGATCGGGCTTCTTGATCTGGCCATTGGGGCGGCGCACCGGCGTGCCGCTCACGATCACCGACGACGCGCGGCCGTTGTAGCCGATCGGAATTTCGAGCCAGTTCGGCATCAGCGCGTTCTTGGGATCGCGGAACAGTGCGCCCACGTTGGTGGCGTGTTCCCGCGATGAATAGAAGTCGGTGTAGCCGGGAATGTCGACGGGCAGATGCATAGTGGCTTGCGACTGCGGCACCAGGGCCGTCTGCCGCAAGGCCACGTCGTCACGCAGGGTCGCGTTGTCGTCGGACAGCAGCTGCGTCAGCTGGCTGCGCACGCTGCGCCAGACATCGCGTCCGGCTGCCATGAAGGGGTTGAGGGTGCGCTGTGCAAACAGTCCGGCTGGCACCTTCAACAGGCCACG
This window encodes:
- a CDS encoding PepSY-associated TM helix domain-containing protein; this translates as MRIDGKSEGLRQAMSWFHTWSGLLLGWLLYAVFLTGTLSFFVDELNAWMRPELHRSVPQPDTAQRALDGMARLAPDATTWTLGLPTERQNAVEASWRKPGAAAGRAGTERAMLDAATGDPITVRDTRAGSFLYRFHFELHAMPRVWGRWIVGIATMVMFAAILSGVVTHKKIFIDFFTFRRNKGQRSWLDAHNATAVLALPLHIVITFSGLLLLMNMLMPFPKDAVYKGDNAAFFAEFRGQALAAQGQAGQGGGGQGGGEARGGQGGGEGRSGGGRRGNAAAADGPVPLTPIAPLMAQAHAAWPDREVGTIVVTRPGTPTARIELREDGGRNLTERGGSRKLVFHGRDGTLLEQDTPPPPSAIRATYNVMTSLHLGRFAGPAMRWALFIGGIIGTLMVATGMVLWVVKRLPERRKLGATPRGHRLVEVLNVTGIAGLPVAIGAYFYANRLIDATFAQRSAWEINTLFIVWLACLVHAAVRPHRSAWREQLTLAAGLFVFLPILNALTGGAGLTVSIPAGLWAVAGVDAACLVIGALLAYAAYRLRGGGKGAVPAKTPGRKTDGARRGADDGTSSSRPDAGPASASDPAMARTVTAAASGTSLRSPARTEPLPGAAS
- a CDS encoding iron transporter, producing the protein MTMPTATDDGLAPALLATATADAGPPAAAHAKRATPAKAPAPPVFRYRLQIASRAAAAIFGGYALGASTATVLAAVLPLPRVDAVLLATMLAFIVHAVAAMWAFRCSSLTRLWVGLLAPSAVCWAIAHYFL
- a CDS encoding sensor histidine kinase; its protein translation is MNSLFLRIVVCFWLAMGLIVTGVIVVMSRAEASRSEALAAIDPSALATEARAIALADGLPGLRTWIRETENEHPMLAVYIVDKRNEDLLSRDLSELADDRIKAYRARTVRRYVDDPGYVEGMEPESTLRAAHRQAWWNIRRLYLNDSTRYELIFDPMFTPGFGDFGHPNLPWLLLIFALTVSGLVCYGLARYLVLPLRDLQVGVRRLATGDLTPLSMGTASTRRDDVGVLARDVETMAERIRDLITMKETLLRDVSHELRSPLARLQVALGLARRGGERLPVQLDRIERECAFLEEMTRRILESASLEARSGTLHALVLDPIVDRVVDDARFEASTRQVGVRVVRASRPLCLHGDAVALHSAIENVLRNALRFSPSGSEVVVTLKEEPGPVHAWVCVDIADRGPGVPQADLDRIFAPFFRVAAARDRNSGGVGLGLAIVAEAVRRHGGKVSARNRDDGAGLTVSLCLPATGQDAGTSPHAHLPAARYATFNASTIAP
- a CDS encoding UdgX family uracil-DNA binding protein (This protein belongs to the uracil DNA glycosylase superfamily, members of which act in excision repair of DNA. However, it belongs more specifically to UdgX branch, whose founding member was found to bind uracil in DNA (where it does not belong), without cleaving it, appears to promote DNA repair by a pathway involving RecA, rather than base excision.), whose amino-acid sequence is MTANDGTPIEILPDQQPSRLADCRRCGLWHDATQGVAGAGPKHAPLMMVGEQPGDKEDLAGEPFVGPAGAMLDAALKEAGVPRHDVYVTNAVKHFKWEPRGKRRMHKTPAQKEIAACHYWLEQELDDVGPRVIVALGATALKSVLSQRTATLQSVIGTVIEHDGRQVVPTYHPSFVLRAPDEDTRQRAYGAIVEALKVAYRAAGK
- a CDS encoding DUF3325 domain-containing protein, coding for MTGLATLLLSYSGFVGLALAMDRHQEQAELPALNSRRKIGWRVLGSLLLVLALMAAIQAEGTSVGISFWLGMLSIAGIACALMFSYAPRRVLSSAAVIGGAGVLAWLNGYAG
- a CDS encoding TonB-dependent receptor domain-containing protein, whose translation is MPSPVSRFSAPSVLSVALIAAFAAPPVLAQTASPNPVTLDSVVVSASGFEQDIKEAPASITVVTKEELDSGAFRDLTDALRNVEGVSVTGAAAQQGGGGYDISIRGMPGAYTLILVDGRRQNTREARTNGNAGYEAGWIPPLEAIERIEVIRGAMSSLYGSDAMGGVVNIITRKVAKKWGGSVRVEGTLQERSASGNSGGTNFYLSGPIKNDLLGLALFGGYFNRAEDEILYGFNRAENTNLNGRLSLTPNKNHDIVLDLGRSRQDVSYHRGESVTATTASGRSLNQRDNIALTHTGRYGDLGTSTVSIYQEESYRRNFDLETGAVPASPNKLRNTVLDGKWTLPLGNHLMTIGGQYRKEAFTANNYVGRECIRNNPADPFFNCVATGTPNNSSSYRAINVADSKLSTTIKAVFLEDEWRLTDQLILTGGVRLDDHEIFGREISPRAYAVYNLNDEWTVKGGVSKGYKAPSARDILPGYALSSGGGNGGGSIVIRSNPDLQPETSINQEIGLQYGKRGGISGGVTLFNNDFKNKITEMTLPGVVDPNFPGATIRSRVNVGAAVMRGVEANLKWPVTRTVSLRGTYTFIRSKITDDPVNGQTGLQLAGTPKQVLSATVEWKPNDRATGWTRLLAYDQQMKLNRTSAVPTISPGYAQVDLGGSYKLTKATTLSAAIYNLGDKRLDYDIANQYIDGRRLWLAMNMTF
- a CDS encoding response regulator transcription factor — its product is MSTPAFHPPPVALRPQAALVSGHPHTADGGPSPATPLSILLVEDDVELAQMLVEFMSDETQAVTLAHDGVAALGLLLEQPFDLVVLDVMLPRADGFELLQTLRRRSQVPVIMMTARTAAADRISGLELGADDYLCKPVDPLELMARIRAVLRRTQAPSRDMPAEPDASAHGPLRVVPSLQRATLAGVDLGLTAAELRVLDMLVRQAGTPVSREYLTELALGRSLEAYDRSLDTHVSNLRRKLRRAADLANAPDASVPEIRGLRSFGYVLTSGASMPGPLA